One stretch of Leptospira hartskeerlii DNA includes these proteins:
- the loa22 gene encoding OmpA family outer membrane lipoprotein Loa22, with amino-acid sequence MVKKILNILLIGATVFSLALCSSADNKDQAAPEPGEQNSAASRNVNVDSPADAINNQIKDFRYPDGITRPGFSYKKADVSAGDFSEWAKVNISVLKDGISKLPDSWALEITGHTDQVGPEEAEGDKKGNVFYGEIRAKAVKQSLVKQGIPANRIVTKSLGSSSPVSGLDAKDPKNRRVTFKFVQATPQQ; translated from the coding sequence ATGGTAAAAAAAATTCTCAATATCCTGCTCATCGGTGCAACGGTTTTTTCCTTAGCTCTTTGCTCTTCTGCAGACAACAAAGACCAAGCGGCTCCTGAGCCTGGAGAACAAAATTCCGCAGCATCACGTAACGTCAACGTAGACTCTCCTGCAGACGCTATCAATAATCAAATTAAAGACTTCCGCTATCCAGACGGGATCACTCGCCCAGGATTCAGCTACAAAAAAGCTGATGTTAGCGCGGGAGATTTCAGCGAGTGGGCAAAAGTTAATATTTCCGTTCTTAAAGATGGAATTTCTAAACTTCCTGATTCTTGGGCATTAGAGATCACTGGTCACACCGACCAAGTAGGACCTGAAGAAGCAGAAGGCGATAAAAAAGGAAACGTTTTCTACGGAGAAATTCGTGCAAAAGCGGTTAAACAATCCTTAGTTAAACAAGGAATTCCTGCAAATCGTATCGTTACTAAGAGTTTAGGTTCTTCTTCTCCAGTTTCCGGATTGGATGCAAAAGATCCTAAAAACCGTAGAGTAACCTTCAAGTTTGTTCAAGCAACTCCGCAACAATAA
- a CDS encoding RluA family pseudouridine synthase: protein MNLELHAEVNADSEGSRLDRFLKDYLGDEISRASIQHWIDSGWVKDGSGKIILKSSYKVAPGENFHISVPPKPPLNLSPVKMELEVLKETPQYLIIRKPAGIASHSGPGDRSATLVNGLLYKFKELSSIGGESRPGIVHRLDKPTEGIMIVAKNDHAHAKLSELFRRRNITKKYLAWVQGTLPEGEGTIDKPIGRHPIERLKMTVTPKGRASVTHYRILKTAVSKNGRKFSLIEADLETGRTHQIRVHFQSLRCPVVGDLLYSRNAALFENYGLLLLSYWLEFKDPFTGEEVQIVLEPPQRFENFENNLENF, encoded by the coding sequence ATGAATCTGGAACTTCATGCCGAAGTTAACGCCGACTCTGAGGGATCCAGACTCGATCGTTTTTTAAAGGATTATCTGGGAGATGAGATCTCTAGAGCTTCCATTCAACATTGGATCGATTCAGGTTGGGTAAAAGATGGGTCTGGAAAAATAATCCTGAAATCATCCTACAAGGTAGCTCCGGGAGAAAACTTCCATATATCAGTTCCTCCTAAACCTCCATTGAATTTAAGTCCAGTAAAAATGGAGCTAGAAGTTCTAAAAGAAACTCCGCAGTATCTGATCATTCGTAAACCTGCAGGCATCGCATCACATAGCGGTCCTGGAGATAGATCTGCTACTTTGGTTAACGGACTTCTCTACAAATTTAAGGAGCTTTCGAGTATAGGAGGAGAATCAAGGCCGGGTATCGTTCATCGTTTGGATAAACCGACGGAAGGGATCATGATCGTAGCTAAGAACGATCATGCACATGCAAAACTTTCAGAGTTGTTTAGAAGAAGGAACATTACTAAGAAATATCTTGCCTGGGTCCAAGGGACACTTCCGGAAGGAGAAGGCACGATAGACAAACCCATCGGAAGACATCCAATTGAAAGGCTGAAGATGACTGTGACTCCTAAAGGTAGGGCCTCAGTCACTCATTATAGGATCTTAAAAACTGCAGTTTCCAAGAACGGTAGAAAGTTCTCTTTGATCGAAGCTGACTTAGAAACAGGAAGGACCCATCAAATTCGGGTCCATTTTCAGAGCTTAAGATGTCCTGTTGTTGGGGACCTTCTTTATTCCAGAAACGCCGCACTCTTTGAGAACTATGGACTTTTACTTCTTTCGTATTGGTTGGAATTCAAGGATCCTTTCACAGGAG